A part of Octopus sinensis linkage group LG7, ASM634580v1, whole genome shotgun sequence genomic DNA contains:
- the LOC115213863 gene encoding zinc finger protein 845-like isoform X2, with translation MEKNPETIDSPTHHTEENTEEKLHSCDSREELFTRKDLIQHQSIHSVSKLYNCEVCGKTFTSSTLLTSHKDIHNGEKLYQCYMCDEKFSTKDNLSSHTCIQTAERPYRCDICGKTFCRSGQLSSHKFIHSGERPYHCDICGQTFCRSGQLSSHKHIHSRERPYHCDICGLTFSSSGHLINHKRIHTEERPYNCDICDKTFSRISELSSHKRIHMGERQYRCHICDKIFSNRTDLSSHKHIHSGGRIYHCDICDKTFSQRGILSQHQRIHTGEKPYQCDICNKKFSSNSNLSSHKRTHTGERPYSCDFCGKSFPRRAHLFQHKNTHTREKHFHCDICNKMFSSEQYFTRHKCIRTEEKSHSSGELFERKDLIQHQSIHSVSKLYNCEVCGKTFTSSTLLTSHKDIHNGEKLYQCYMCDEKFSTKDNLSSHTCIQTAERPYHCDICGKTFSRSGQLSSHKYIHSSERPYHCDICGLTFSSSGHLINHKRIHTEERPYNCDICDKTFSRISELSSHKRIHLGERQYRCHICNKIFSKRTDLSSHKHTHSGGRIYHCDICDTTFSQSGSLSRHQRIHTGEKPYQCDICKKRFSTSSCLSAHKRTHTGERPYCCDICGKSFTQSAHLFQHKHTHSGERQFHCDICGKMFSTNQNLARHKCIRTEEKAYHCDICDETFSTRGRLSSHIRIHTGERPS, from the exons atggAAAAAAAT CCTGAAACTATTGATTCCCCTACTCATCACACAGAGGAAAATACAGAAGAGAAATTGCATTCATGTGATTCACGTGAGGAATTATTCACAAGAAAGGATTTAATTCAGCATCAGTCAATTCACTCAGTCTCAAAGCTGTATAACTGTGAAGTTTGTGGAAAGACATTTACAAGCAGTACTTTGTTGACTAGCCACAAAGATATCCACAATGGAGAAAAATTATACCAATGTTACATGTGTGATGAAAAGTTTTCAACAAAGGACAATTTGTCATCTCACACATGTATTCAAACGGCAGAAAGACCATaccgctgtgatatctgtggtaaaacattttgtaGAAGTGGTCAGTTATCTTCCCATAAATTTATTCATTCTGGAGAGagaccataccattgtgatatctgtggtcaaACATTTTGTAGAAGTGGTCAATTGTCTTCCCATAAACATATTCATTCAAGGGAGagaccataccattgtgatatctgtggtctaACATTTTCTAGTAGTGGTCATTTGATTAACCACAAACGCATCCACACTGAAGAAAGGCCATAcaactgtgatatttgtgataaaacaTTTTCTAGAATTAGTGAATTATCTtcccacaaacgtattcacatgGGTGAAAGACAATACCGCTGTCATATCtgtgacaaaatattttctaacagAACTGATTTGTCTTCTCATAAGCATATTCACTCAGGAGGACGAatataccactgtgatatctgtgataaaacaTTCTCTCAAAGAGGTATTTTATCTCAACATcagcgcattcatacaggagagaaaccataccagtgtgatatttgcaataaaaaattttcttcaaatagtAATTTGTCCTCCCACAAACGTACTCACACTGGCGAAAGACCCTACAGTTGTGATTTCTGTGGTAAAAGTTTCCCTCGACGTGCACATTTATTTCAACACAAGAATACGCACACAAGAGAAAAACAttttcattgtgatatttgtaataaaatgttttcttcGGAACAGTATTTCACTCGACACAAATGTATTCGTACAGAAGAGAAATCACATTCATCTGGAGAATTATTCGAAAGAAAGGATTTAATTCAGCATCAGTCAATTCACTCAGTCTCAAAGCTATATAACTGTGAAGTTTGTGGAAAGACATTTACAAGCAGTACTTTGTTGACTAGCCACAAAGATATCCACAATGGAGAAAAATTATACCAATGTTACATGTGTGATGAAAAGTTTTCAACAAAGGACAATTTGTCATCTCACACATGTATTCAAACGGCAGAAagaccataccactgtgatatctgtggtaaaacattttctagAAGTGGTCAGTTGTCTtcccataaatatattcattcaagTGAGagaccataccattgtgatatctgtggtctaACATTTTCTAGTAGTGGTCATTTGATTAACCACAAACGCATCCACACTGAAGAAAGGCCATAcaactgtgatatttgtgataaaacaTTTTCTAGAATTAGTGAATTATCTTCCCACAAACGTATTCACTTGGGTGAAAGACAATATCGCTGTCATATCTGTAATAAGATATTTTCTAAAAGAACTGATTTGTCTTCTCATAAACATACTCACTCAGGAGGACGAatataccactgtgatatctgtgatacaacattctctcaaagtggaagTTTGTCTCGACATcagcgcattcatacaggagagaagccataccagtgTGATATTTGTAAGAAAAGATTTTCTACTAGCAGTTGTTTGTCTGCCCACAAACGTACTCACACTGGAGAAAGACCGTactgttgtgatatctgtggtaaaagtTTCACTCAGAGTGCACATTTATTTCAACACAAGCATACTCATTCAGGAGAAAGACAGttccattgtgatatttgtggtaaaatgttttctacaaatcAAAATTTAGCTCGACACAAATGTATTCGTACAGAAGAGAAagcataccactgtgatatctgtgatgaaACATTTTCGACTAGGGGTCGTTTATCTTcgcacatacgtattcatacaggagaaagaccATCATAA
- the LOC115213875 gene encoding zinc finger protein 239-like, producing the protein MEKNAEPETIDSLTYTEENTEEKSHDLCGELLTKKDLIRHQSIHSVSKLYNCEVCGKTFTSSTLLTSHKDIHNGEKLYQCYMCDEKFSTKDNLSSHTCIQTAERPYCCDICGKTFCRSGQLSSHKYIHSRERPYHCDICGQTFSRSGHLINHKRIHTGERPYNCDICDKKFSRISELSSHKCIHLGERQYRCHSCDKIFSNRTDLSSHKHIHSGGRIYHCDICDTTFSQSGSLSQHKRIHTGEKPYQCDICKKKFSTSSYLSTHKRTHTGERPYRCDICGKTFTQSGCLSQHKYIHTGVRPYHCDICGKAFSTTRNLTRHKCIHTKEKAYHCDICDETFSTRGRLSSHIRIHTGERPS; encoded by the coding sequence aTGGAAAAAAATGCAGAGCCTGAAACTATTGATTCCCTTACATATACAGAGGAAAATACAGAAGAGAAATCACATGATTTATGTGGGGAATTGTTAACAAAAAAGGATTTAATTCGGCATCAGTCAATTCACTCAGTCTCAAAGCTGTATAACTGTGAAGTTTGTGGAAAGACATTTACAAGCAGTACTTTGTTGACTAGCCACAAAGATATCCACAATGGAGAAAAATTATACCAATGTTACATGTGTGATGAAAAGTTTTCAACAAAGGACAATTTGTCGTCTCACACATGTATTCAAACAGCAGAAAGACCATactgttgtgatatctgtggtaaaacattttgtaGAAGTGGTCAGTTGTCTtcccataaatatattcattcaagAGAGagaccataccattgtgatatctgtggtcaaACATTTTCTAGAAGTGGTCATTTGATTAACCACAAACGCATCCACACAGGCGAAAGGCCATAcaactgtgatatttgtgataaaaaaTTTTCTAGAATTAGTGAATTATCTTCCCACAAATGTATTCACTTGGGTGAAAGACAATATCGCTGTCATAGctgtgataaaatattttctaacagaACTGATTTGTCTTCTCATAAACATATTCACTCAGGAGGACGAatataccactgtgatatctgtgatacaacattctctcaaagtggaagTTTATCTCAacataagcgtattcatacaggagagaagccataccagtgTGATATTTGTAAGAAAAAATTTTCTACTAGCAGTTATTTGTCAACCCACAAACGTACTCACACTGGTGAAAGACCCTaccgttgtgatatctgtggtaaaacattcactCAAAGTGGGTGTTTATctcaacacaaatatattcatacaggagtaAGACCttaccattgtgatatttgtggtaaagcaTTTTCTACAACTCGTAATTTAACTcgacacaaatgtattcatacaaaaGAGAAagcataccactgtgatatctgtgatgaaACATTTTCTACTAGGGGTCGTTTATCTTcccacatacgtattcatacaggagaaagaccTTCATAA
- the LOC115213863 gene encoding zinc finger protein 845-like isoform X3, protein MEKNAEPETIDSPTHHTEENTEEKLHSCDSREELFTRKDLIQHQSIHSVSKLYNCEVCGKTFTSSTLLTSHKDIHNGEKLYQCYMCDEKFSTKDNLSSHTCIQTAERPYRCDICGKTFCRSGQLSSHKHIHSRERPYHCDICGLTFSSSGHLINHKRIHTEERPYNCDICDKTFSRISELSSHKRIHMGERQYRCHICDKIFSNRTDLSSHKHIHSGGRIYHCDICDKTFSQRGILSQHQRIHTGEKPYQCDICNKKFSSNSNLSSHKRTHTGERPYSCDFCGKSFPRRAHLFQHKNTHTREKHFHCDICNKMFSSEQYFTRHKCIRTEEKSHSSGELFERKDLIQHQSIHSVSKLYNCEVCGKTFTSSTLLTSHKDIHNGEKLYQCYMCDEKFSTKDNLSSHTCIQTAERPYHCDICGKTFSRSGQLSSHKYIHSSERPYHCDICGLTFSSSGHLINHKRIHTEERPYNCDICDKTFSRISELSSHKRIHLGERQYRCHICNKIFSKRTDLSSHKHTHSGGRIYHCDICDTTFSQSGSLSRHQRIHTGEKPYQCDICKKRFSTSSCLSAHKRTHTGERPYCCDICGKSFTQSAHLFQHKHTHSGERQFHCDICGKMFSTNQNLARHKCIRTEEKAYHCDICDETFSTRGRLSSHIRIHTGERPS, encoded by the exons atggAAAAAAATGCAGAGCCTGAAACTATTGATTCCCCTACTCATCACACAGAGGAAAATACAGAAGAGAAATTGCATTCATGTGATTCACGTGAGGAATTATTCACAAGAAAGGATTTAATTCAGCATCAGTCAATTCACTCAGTCTCAAAGCTGTATAACTGTGAAGTTTGTGGAAAGACATTTACAAGCAGTACTTTGTTGACTAGCCACAAAGATATCCACAATGGAGAAAAATTATACCAATGTTACATGTGTGATGAAAAGTTTTCAACAAAGGACAATTTGTCATCTCACACATGTATTCAAACGGCAGAAAGACCATaccgctgtgatatctgtggtaaaac ATTTTGTAGAAGTGGTCAATTGTCTTCCCATAAACATATTCATTCAAGGGAGagaccataccattgtgatatctgtggtctaACATTTTCTAGTAGTGGTCATTTGATTAACCACAAACGCATCCACACTGAAGAAAGGCCATAcaactgtgatatttgtgataaaacaTTTTCTAGAATTAGTGAATTATCTtcccacaaacgtattcacatgGGTGAAAGACAATACCGCTGTCATATCtgtgacaaaatattttctaacagAACTGATTTGTCTTCTCATAAGCATATTCACTCAGGAGGACGAatataccactgtgatatctgtgataaaacaTTCTCTCAAAGAGGTATTTTATCTCAACATcagcgcattcatacaggagagaaaccataccagtgtgatatttgcaataaaaaattttcttcaaatagtAATTTGTCCTCCCACAAACGTACTCACACTGGCGAAAGACCCTACAGTTGTGATTTCTGTGGTAAAAGTTTCCCTCGACGTGCACATTTATTTCAACACAAGAATACGCACACAAGAGAAAAACAttttcattgtgatatttgtaataaaatgttttcttcGGAACAGTATTTCACTCGACACAAATGTATTCGTACAGAAGAGAAATCACATTCATCTGGAGAATTATTCGAAAGAAAGGATTTAATTCAGCATCAGTCAATTCACTCAGTCTCAAAGCTATATAACTGTGAAGTTTGTGGAAAGACATTTACAAGCAGTACTTTGTTGACTAGCCACAAAGATATCCACAATGGAGAAAAATTATACCAATGTTACATGTGTGATGAAAAGTTTTCAACAAAGGACAATTTGTCATCTCACACATGTATTCAAACGGCAGAAagaccataccactgtgatatctgtggtaaaacattttctagAAGTGGTCAGTTGTCTtcccataaatatattcattcaagTGAGagaccataccattgtgatatctgtggtctaACATTTTCTAGTAGTGGTCATTTGATTAACCACAAACGCATCCACACTGAAGAAAGGCCATAcaactgtgatatttgtgataaaacaTTTTCTAGAATTAGTGAATTATCTTCCCACAAACGTATTCACTTGGGTGAAAGACAATATCGCTGTCATATCTGTAATAAGATATTTTCTAAAAGAACTGATTTGTCTTCTCATAAACATACTCACTCAGGAGGACGAatataccactgtgatatctgtgatacaacattctctcaaagtggaagTTTGTCTCGACATcagcgcattcatacaggagagaagccataccagtgTGATATTTGTAAGAAAAGATTTTCTACTAGCAGTTGTTTGTCTGCCCACAAACGTACTCACACTGGAGAAAGACCGTactgttgtgatatctgtggtaaaagtTTCACTCAGAGTGCACATTTATTTCAACACAAGCATACTCATTCAGGAGAAAGACAGttccattgtgatatttgtggtaaaatgttttctacaaatcAAAATTTAGCTCGACACAAATGTATTCGTACAGAAGAGAAagcataccactgtgatatctgtgatgaaACATTTTCGACTAGGGGTCGTTTATCTTcgcacatacgtattcatacaggagaaagaccATCATAA
- the LOC115213863 gene encoding zinc finger protein 845-like isoform X1: MEKNAEPETIDSPTHHTEENTEEKLHSCDSREELFTRKDLIQHQSIHSVSKLYNCEVCGKTFTSSTLLTSHKDIHNGEKLYQCYMCDEKFSTKDNLSSHTCIQTAERPYRCDICGKTFCRSGQLSSHKFIHSGERPYHCDICGQTFCRSGQLSSHKHIHSRERPYHCDICGLTFSSSGHLINHKRIHTEERPYNCDICDKTFSRISELSSHKRIHMGERQYRCHICDKIFSNRTDLSSHKHIHSGGRIYHCDICDKTFSQRGILSQHQRIHTGEKPYQCDICNKKFSSNSNLSSHKRTHTGERPYSCDFCGKSFPRRAHLFQHKNTHTREKHFHCDICNKMFSSEQYFTRHKCIRTEEKSHSSGELFERKDLIQHQSIHSVSKLYNCEVCGKTFTSSTLLTSHKDIHNGEKLYQCYMCDEKFSTKDNLSSHTCIQTAERPYHCDICGKTFSRSGQLSSHKYIHSSERPYHCDICGLTFSSSGHLINHKRIHTEERPYNCDICDKTFSRISELSSHKRIHLGERQYRCHICNKIFSKRTDLSSHKHTHSGGRIYHCDICDTTFSQSGSLSRHQRIHTGEKPYQCDICKKRFSTSSCLSAHKRTHTGERPYCCDICGKSFTQSAHLFQHKHTHSGERQFHCDICGKMFSTNQNLARHKCIRTEEKAYHCDICDETFSTRGRLSSHIRIHTGERPS; the protein is encoded by the coding sequence atggAAAAAAATGCAGAGCCTGAAACTATTGATTCCCCTACTCATCACACAGAGGAAAATACAGAAGAGAAATTGCATTCATGTGATTCACGTGAGGAATTATTCACAAGAAAGGATTTAATTCAGCATCAGTCAATTCACTCAGTCTCAAAGCTGTATAACTGTGAAGTTTGTGGAAAGACATTTACAAGCAGTACTTTGTTGACTAGCCACAAAGATATCCACAATGGAGAAAAATTATACCAATGTTACATGTGTGATGAAAAGTTTTCAACAAAGGACAATTTGTCATCTCACACATGTATTCAAACGGCAGAAAGACCATaccgctgtgatatctgtggtaaaacattttgtaGAAGTGGTCAGTTATCTTCCCATAAATTTATTCATTCTGGAGAGagaccataccattgtgatatctgtggtcaaACATTTTGTAGAAGTGGTCAATTGTCTTCCCATAAACATATTCATTCAAGGGAGagaccataccattgtgatatctgtggtctaACATTTTCTAGTAGTGGTCATTTGATTAACCACAAACGCATCCACACTGAAGAAAGGCCATAcaactgtgatatttgtgataaaacaTTTTCTAGAATTAGTGAATTATCTtcccacaaacgtattcacatgGGTGAAAGACAATACCGCTGTCATATCtgtgacaaaatattttctaacagAACTGATTTGTCTTCTCATAAGCATATTCACTCAGGAGGACGAatataccactgtgatatctgtgataaaacaTTCTCTCAAAGAGGTATTTTATCTCAACATcagcgcattcatacaggagagaaaccataccagtgtgatatttgcaataaaaaattttcttcaaatagtAATTTGTCCTCCCACAAACGTACTCACACTGGCGAAAGACCCTACAGTTGTGATTTCTGTGGTAAAAGTTTCCCTCGACGTGCACATTTATTTCAACACAAGAATACGCACACAAGAGAAAAACAttttcattgtgatatttgtaataaaatgttttcttcGGAACAGTATTTCACTCGACACAAATGTATTCGTACAGAAGAGAAATCACATTCATCTGGAGAATTATTCGAAAGAAAGGATTTAATTCAGCATCAGTCAATTCACTCAGTCTCAAAGCTATATAACTGTGAAGTTTGTGGAAAGACATTTACAAGCAGTACTTTGTTGACTAGCCACAAAGATATCCACAATGGAGAAAAATTATACCAATGTTACATGTGTGATGAAAAGTTTTCAACAAAGGACAATTTGTCATCTCACACATGTATTCAAACGGCAGAAagaccataccactgtgatatctgtggtaaaacattttctagAAGTGGTCAGTTGTCTtcccataaatatattcattcaagTGAGagaccataccattgtgatatctgtggtctaACATTTTCTAGTAGTGGTCATTTGATTAACCACAAACGCATCCACACTGAAGAAAGGCCATAcaactgtgatatttgtgataaaacaTTTTCTAGAATTAGTGAATTATCTTCCCACAAACGTATTCACTTGGGTGAAAGACAATATCGCTGTCATATCTGTAATAAGATATTTTCTAAAAGAACTGATTTGTCTTCTCATAAACATACTCACTCAGGAGGACGAatataccactgtgatatctgtgatacaacattctctcaaagtggaagTTTGTCTCGACATcagcgcattcatacaggagagaagccataccagtgTGATATTTGTAAGAAAAGATTTTCTACTAGCAGTTGTTTGTCTGCCCACAAACGTACTCACACTGGAGAAAGACCGTactgttgtgatatctgtggtaaaagtTTCACTCAGAGTGCACATTTATTTCAACACAAGCATACTCATTCAGGAGAAAGACAGttccattgtgatatttgtggtaaaatgttttctacaaatcAAAATTTAGCTCGACACAAATGTATTCGTACAGAAGAGAAagcataccactgtgatatctgtgatgaaACATTTTCGACTAGGGGTCGTTTATCTTcgcacatacgtattcatacaggagaaagaccATCATAA